Proteins found in one Pseudochaenichthys georgianus chromosome 13, fPseGeo1.2, whole genome shotgun sequence genomic segment:
- the tiparp gene encoding protein mono-ADP-ribosyltransferase TIPARP → MDTTLHILQKSADGVLPAGISLDMSLNMDTGEGFTEQQIVGLPDKIPLVKPYFKKKQRKLDAKCLHRALEDPILTTLLSTDVLVSGDGVFVPRNHPSRTPGSLCAAAVVKQTCMAQVCLKSPGAAVDATSGAGLLTRDGDVEIADTTAELEETERRAERPKIPDPIPPSPCFQPKLGLRAAGSSVTIPSPGRDIRPSVAAQVSHQEGSIKSNDLLTSGPKTVSVKACTQGPRALLLLPDKGILFEDKSEEASLDLVFELLTQLQYHTHQSDSVDICVDFLQGLCVYGNDCAHHHTVLPYYWQIRRTCTQTWQSMADESQEQLERLYCNPDNEQVRLKFQGRVFSLDFSAMRVCDLEFDRVRRLTTPASPHAAPTTNPNPTPSCHTVWKYYCRDNFGWREYSEPVVKLIEEASTRGLKEVRFITLQNQYILNIREGFQQNAVFGFRRQIKKRPMFMSSVMLTPHLQTLGALPSSPLTSSSSSMELSVSHPLSPTTANPPSLFPETWLPMTMSQDFLQVPVSREDRSYRTVYSLFHKTVSETKFRILKIQRVQNPFLWEKYKRKKEYMSRRLSEMDRLLSERHLFHGTSADVVEGICKHNFDPRVCGKHATMFGQGSYFARKAVYSHNFSKRSPKGVHCMFLAKVLTGRFTVGNPSMRRPPPINLRDPSSDLYDSCVDNWVDPQIYVIFNDDQSYPYFIIHYEEVPGTVAV, encoded by the exons ATGGATACAACTTTGCACATTCTCCAGAAATCTGCAGACGGTGTACTACCGGCTGGGATCTCCCTGGATATGAGTTTAAACATGGACACAGGGGAAGGCTTTACGGAACAGCAGATCGTGGGGCTCCCGGACAAAATACCTCTGGTGAAACCTTATTTCAAGAAGAAGCAGAGGAAATTGGACGCCAAATGCCTCCACCGTGCCCTGGAGGATCCCATCCTGACCACATTACTGAGCACGGACGTGCTGGTCTCCGGGGACGGGGTCTTTGTTCCCCGGAACCATCCGAGTCGGACTCCCGGAAGCCTGTGTGCAGCGGCCGTGGTGAAGCAGACCTGCATGGCCCAGGTATGTCTCAAGTCCCCCGGAGCCGCTGTGGACGCCACCTCTGGGGCTGGGTTATTGACCCGGGACGGTGATGTGGAAATAGCCGATACTACTGCAGAGCTGGAGGAGACAGAGCGGCGGGCGGAGCGACCCAAGATCCCGGATCCCATCCCCCCCAGCCCCTGCTTTCAGCCAAAACTTGGGCTCAGGGCAGCGGGGAGCTCAGTGACAATACCGTCCCCCGGCAGGGATATACGCCCCTCAGTTGCAGCCCAGGTTTCCCACCAGGAGGGGAGCATCAAAAGCAATGACCTCTTAACCTCTGGGCCGAAAACCGTTTCGGTCAAAGCCTGCACCCAGGGCCCCCGGGCCCTCCTTCTGCTGCCTGACAAAGGCATCCTATTTGAGGATAAGAGTGAAGAGGCCTCCCTGGACCTGGTGTTCGAGCTGCTCACTCAGCTCCAGTATCACAcacaccagtcggactctgtgGACATCTGTGTGGATTTCCTCCAAGGACTGTGTGTGTACGGTAATGACTGTGCCCACCACCACACCGTGCTGCCGTACTACTGGCAGATCCGCAGGACCTGCACCCAGACGTGGCAGAGCATGGCGGACGAGTCCCAGGAACAGCTGGAGAGGCTGTACTGCAACCCGGACAATGAGCAAGTCAGGCTCAAGTTTCA GGGTCGTGTGTTTTCCCTAGACTTTAGCGCGATGCGTGTGTGTGACCTGGAATTTGACCGTGTACGACGACTCACCACTCCCGCCAGCCCTCACGCCGCGCCCACAACAAACCCCAACCCCACCCCCAGCTGTCACACAGTGTGGAAGTACTACTGCAGGGACAACTTTGGCTGGAGGGAATACTCCGAG cCGGTGGTGAAGCTCATCGAGGAGGCGAGTACGAGGGGACTCAAGGAGGTGCGCTTCATTACGCTACAGAACCAGTACATCCTCAACATCAGGGAGGGCTTCCAGCAGAACGCCGTGTTCGGGTTCCGGCGGCAGATCAAGAAGAGGCCCATGTTCATGTCCTCTGTGATGCTGACGCCACACCTACA GACTTTGGGTGCCCTCCCTTCATCTCCCCTCACCTCCTCGTCCTCGTCAATGGAACTCTCCGTGTCGCACCCCCTCTCGCCGACCACCGCCAACCCCCCTAGCCTTTTCCCGGAGACGTGGTTGCCCATGACGATGAGCCAGGACTTCCTGCAGGTGCCGGTGTCCCGCGAGGACCGGAGCTACCGGACGGTTTACAGCCTGTTCCACAAAACGGTGTCAGAGACCAAGTTCAGGATCCTCAAGATCCAGCGAGTACAGAACCCCTTCCTCTGGGAGAAATACAAGAG GAAGAAGGAGTACATGTCCCGGCGCCTGTCTGAGATGGACCGGCTGCTGAGCGAGCGGCACCTATTCCACGGCACCTCGGCCGACGTGGTGGAGGGGATCTGCAAACACAACTTCGACCCCCGGGTGTGCGGCAAACACGCCACCATGTTCGGGCAGGGGTCCTACTTCGCCCGCAAAGCTGTCTACTCTCACAACTTCTCCAAGCGCTCGCCCAAAGGAGTCCACTGCATGTTCCTGGCCAAAGTCCTCactggaag GTTTACTGTAGGAAATCCCTCCATGCGACGACCCCCACCCATCAACCTCCGCGACCCCTCCAGTGACCTCTACGACTCCTGCGTGGACAACTGGGTGGACCCGCAGATCTACGTCATCTTCAACGACGACCAGAGCTACCCGTACTTCATCATCCACTACGAGGAGGTGCCGGGCACCGTCGCTGTGTGA